In Campylobacter mucosalis, a single window of DNA contains:
- a CDS encoding sensor histidine kinase, whose amino-acid sequence MQKIKIPLLAIFIIMALFGFQSYIIVILAQKNEVSNATFGIMKFESTITKAFEASQTMPTSLIYRYAILSEDNSILFSNLKEIPPELKDSKLIKNGRLYYKNFFFKNNKPYYIIISQELNDKRNIFLSVLMFSFMLIVVIVTLYLSYYASIKPYKQAQKYLNDFFNDAMHELKTPLGVAKINLEMLGLENKYTKRINNALKQMQIAYDDVEYFIKRGYIKFPKERVELSEFIRERVRFIASIADIKSMKIVLNLNCEFFIEISKISLQRLIDNNLTNAIKYSHKDSEIIVSLEPLGDGVVFSVQDFGIGIRDVKQVFKRYEREDSVQGGFGIGLSIVREICVQNNILYRVKTKLGEGSTFFYEFKSHQAKVDDALTKSPIC is encoded by the coding sequence ATGCAAAAGATTAAAATTCCACTTCTAGCCATTTTTATAATAATGGCTCTTTTTGGTTTTCAAAGCTATATCATTGTGATATTAGCACAAAAAAATGAGGTTTCAAATGCAACTTTTGGCATTATGAAATTTGAAAGCACGATAACAAAGGCATTTGAAGCTTCACAAACTATGCCCACCTCTCTTATATATAGGTATGCTATCTTATCTGAGGATAATAGCATTTTGTTTTCAAATTTAAAAGAAATTCCGCCTGAGCTTAAGGACTCAAAACTCATAAAAAATGGCAGACTTTACTATAAAAATTTCTTTTTTAAAAACAACAAACCATACTACATAATCATATCTCAAGAGTTAAATGATAAGCGAAATATATTTTTAAGCGTCCTTATGTTTTCATTTATGCTTATCGTTGTCATAGTTACACTCTACCTGTCATATTATGCTAGTATCAAGCCATATAAACAGGCGCAAAAATACCTAAATGACTTTTTTAACGACGCTATGCACGAACTAAAGACACCACTTGGTGTGGCAAAGATAAATTTAGAAATGCTTGGACTTGAAAATAAATACACCAAGCGTATAAACAACGCACTAAAACAGATGCAAATAGCCTATGATGATGTTGAGTATTTTATCAAACGTGGTTACATAAAATTCCCAAAAGAGCGTGTGGAGCTTAGCGAGTTTATAAGGGAGAGAGTGAGGTTTATAGCCTCTATTGCAGATATAAAGAGTATGAAAATAGTGCTAAATTTAAACTGCGAATTTTTTATTGAAATTAGCAAAATTTCACTTCAAAGATTGATTGATAACAACCTTACAAATGCTATAAAATATAGCCATAAAGATAGCGAGATTATCGTATCTTTAGAGCCATTAGGTGACGGCGTTGTCTTTAGCGTTCAAGATTTTGGTATCGGGATAAGGGATGTCAAGCAGGTTTTTAAACGCTATGAACGTGAAGATAGTGTGCAGGGCGGTTTTGGTATAGGACTTAGTATTGTGCGCGAAATTTGCGTTCAAAACAATATCCTTTATAGAGTTAAAACCAAGCTTGGCGAGGGTAGTACATTTTTTTATGAGTTTAAAAGTCATCAAGCCAAAGTCGACGATGCCTTGACAAAAAGCCCTATTTGTTAA